The Herminiimonas arsenitoxidans genome window below encodes:
- a CDS encoding YceI family protein — MKSKLALICLLTAGATSAFAQTYTIDPSHTYPSFEADHMGISVWRGKFDKTSGSVTLDRAAKTGSLDIVIDASSIDFGHAKMNEHAKSKDMFNVEKFPTAVYKSKSIKFDGDKPVAVEGDLTLLGVTKPVTLTLNKFKCIQHPMLKREVCGADASAEFNRGDFGLNYALNYGFSPIVKLAIQVEAVKAD, encoded by the coding sequence ATGAAATCCAAACTTGCACTGATTTGCCTGCTTACTGCCGGCGCGACTTCCGCTTTCGCACAGACATACACGATCGATCCTAGCCACACTTACCCAAGCTTTGAAGCCGACCACATGGGCATCTCGGTATGGCGCGGCAAGTTCGACAAAACCAGCGGTAGCGTCACACTCGATCGTGCAGCAAAAACCGGCTCGCTGGATATCGTCATCGATGCCAGCTCCATTGATTTCGGCCATGCCAAAATGAATGAGCATGCAAAAAGCAAGGATATGTTCAACGTTGAGAAATTTCCTACTGCTGTCTACAAAAGCAAATCCATCAAGTTCGATGGCGACAAACCAGTGGCAGTTGAAGGCGACTTGACCTTGCTTGGCGTCACTAAACCAGTGACACTCACGCTCAACAAATTCAAATGTATCCAACATCCGATGTTGAAACGTGAAGTCTGCGGCGCCGATGCATCCGCTGAATTCAACCGCGGCGACTTCGGTCTGAACTATGCTTTGAACTACGGCTTCTCACCAATCGTCAAACTGGCGATCCAGGTAGAAGCAGTAAAAGCTGACTAA
- a CDS encoding MarR family winged helix-turn-helix transcriptional regulator: MAERYLRSIRLLAECFHAFERQAGANIRCRTGLTPPQFDIIATLGNTCGMSFKELGERTLITKGTLTGVVDRLEEKGLVARVTQLEDRRSTLVRLTPKGEAEFERVFAPQVAFAKLPFSNYDEQDFEALEKELAKLHANLTGHEPKAKY, encoded by the coding sequence ATGGCTGAACGATATCTCCGCAGCATCCGATTACTGGCCGAGTGCTTCCACGCATTCGAGCGTCAGGCTGGCGCAAACATCCGCTGCCGCACCGGGCTTACGCCACCACAGTTCGATATCATTGCCACGCTAGGCAATACCTGCGGCATGAGCTTCAAGGAGCTGGGTGAAAGAACACTGATTACCAAAGGTACATTGACCGGCGTAGTAGATAGACTGGAAGAAAAAGGCTTGGTTGCACGCGTGACACAACTGGAAGACAGGCGCAGCACCTTGGTGCGACTTACACCCAAAGGAGAAGCCGAATTCGAGCGCGTATTCGCGCCGCAAGTTGCCTTCGCCAAGCTGCCATTTTCGAACTATGACGAGCAGGATTTTGAAGCATTGGAAAAAGAGTTGGCCAAGCTACATGCGAACCTGACTGGACACGAACCAAAAGCAAAATACTGA
- a CDS encoding YceI family protein yields the protein MFVSSLSSKTTRWLAIASVCVALPVLAATALKTDAAKSNVTITFKQLNVPVDAKFKKFNAQISYDSAKPETSKANVDIDVSSFDLGDPEYNKEVLKKEWFNAAQFPKASFVSSQIKPGAAGKLDVSGKLTIKGKTTDVSFPLTVKKEGTNQVFEGVLPIKRLTYSIGEGEWKDTSMVADEVTIKFRVVTTQ from the coding sequence ATGTTCGTTAGCTCACTCTCCAGCAAAACCACACGCTGGCTTGCCATCGCCAGTGTCTGCGTAGCCTTGCCGGTTCTGGCCGCCACAGCATTGAAAACCGATGCGGCAAAAAGCAATGTCACCATTACCTTCAAACAATTGAACGTGCCGGTCGATGCGAAGTTTAAAAAATTCAACGCACAAATTTCCTACGACAGTGCCAAGCCGGAAACCTCCAAAGCCAATGTCGACATCGACGTCAGCAGCTTCGATCTGGGCGATCCGGAGTACAACAAGGAAGTCTTGAAAAAAGAATGGTTTAACGCTGCACAATTCCCTAAAGCGAGCTTTGTCTCCAGCCAGATCAAACCCGGTGCAGCTGGCAAACTTGATGTCAGCGGCAAGCTCACCATCAAAGGCAAAACCACTGACGTCAGCTTCCCTTTGACTGTGAAAAAAGAAGGCACCAATCAAGTATTTGAAGGTGTATTACCGATCAAACGTCTGACCTACAGCATAGGCGAAGGCGAATGGAAAGACACCAGCATGGTGGCCGATGAAGTCACGATTAAATTCCGCGTCGTCACGACGCAATAG
- a CDS encoding cytochrome b, producing MRRYTLTAIALHWLMAALIIATFLLGLTMVDIPGLTPTKLKYFSWHKWLGVTVLGLACLRLLWGITHPAPPHPGNMADWQKKAARVSHGLMYLLIFAVPLSGYFYSLAAGVPVVYLGIVPLPVLIGPDQELRAVLKQVHYACNVTLLIVFWLHILAVLKHQFIDRDRTLQRMLP from the coding sequence ATGCGTCGATACACGCTGACAGCCATCGCGCTGCACTGGCTCATGGCGGCACTCATCATTGCCACCTTCCTGCTGGGCCTGACCATGGTCGACATTCCCGGCCTGACTCCCACCAAGCTCAAATATTTTTCCTGGCATAAATGGCTAGGCGTCACCGTACTCGGTCTCGCCTGTCTACGCCTGTTATGGGGCATCACACATCCGGCGCCGCCGCATCCCGGCAATATGGCCGATTGGCAGAAGAAAGCCGCGCGTGTATCGCATGGCTTGATGTATCTGCTGATTTTTGCGGTACCGCTTTCCGGTTATTTTTACAGCCTGGCCGCTGGCGTACCCGTGGTCTATCTCGGCATCGTGCCACTGCCCGTCTTGATCGGACCTGATCAGGAATTAAGAGCTGTGCTCAAGCAAGTACATTACGCATGCAATGTCACATTACTCATCGTCTTTTGGCTGCACATACTGGCCGTACTGAAGCATCAATTCATAGACCGCGATCGCACGCTGCAACGCATGCTTCCGTGA
- the secF gene encoding protein translocase subunit SecF, giving the protein MEFFRIKKDIPFMRHALIFNVISALTFVAAVFFLLHRGLHLSIEFTGGTVMEVAYSKPADIEGVRGKLTELGYADMQVQSFGTAQDVLIRLPAQQNADSAQISERVIGALKAQDNTVELKRVEFVGPQVGEELTHDGLMALGMLVIGIMIYLAIRFEWKYAVSAILANLHDVVIILGFFAFFQWEFSLTVLAAVLAVLGYSVNESVVVFDRVRETFRDRRFGKLATADVLNHAITSTISRTMITHGSTQLMVLSMLFFGGPTLHYFALALTIGICFGIYSSVFVAAALAMWLGVKREDLIKPIKEKDEHDGAVV; this is encoded by the coding sequence ATGGAGTTTTTCCGCATCAAAAAAGATATCCCGTTCATGCGCCATGCGTTGATTTTCAACGTCATTTCCGCACTGACTTTTGTCGCTGCCGTGTTTTTCCTGCTGCATCGTGGTTTGCATCTGTCGATTGAATTTACCGGCGGTACGGTGATGGAAGTTGCCTATTCCAAACCAGCTGACATCGAAGGTGTACGCGGCAAGCTGACTGAACTCGGCTATGCCGATATGCAGGTGCAAAGCTTCGGCACAGCACAAGACGTATTGATACGCTTGCCGGCGCAGCAAAATGCCGATTCGGCGCAAATCAGCGAACGCGTCATCGGCGCATTGAAGGCGCAGGACAATACAGTTGAATTGAAGCGTGTGGAGTTCGTCGGGCCGCAAGTGGGTGAAGAACTGACGCATGATGGTTTGATGGCGCTAGGCATGCTGGTGATCGGCATCATGATCTATCTGGCGATACGCTTCGAATGGAAATATGCGGTCTCGGCCATCCTGGCTAACTTGCATGACGTGGTGATTATTCTCGGCTTCTTCGCCTTCTTCCAATGGGAATTCTCATTGACGGTTCTGGCGGCGGTGCTAGCGGTACTCGGTTACTCGGTCAATGAATCGGTGGTTGTATTTGATCGTGTACGCGAAACCTTCCGTGATCGCCGCTTCGGCAAGCTGGCAACAGCTGACGTGCTGAATCATGCGATTACCAGCACTATTTCCCGTACGATGATTACGCACGGTTCGACACAGTTGATGGTCTTGTCCATGCTGTTCTTCGGTGGCCCGACCTTGCATTACTTTGCGCTCGCACTGACGATTGGTATCTGCTTCGGTATTTACTCTTCCGTGTTCGTGGCAGCTGCATTGGCGATGTGGCTGGGCGTCAAGCGTGAAGACTTGATCAAACCGATCAAGGAAAAAGATGAACACGACGGCGCGGTAGTGTAA